From the Corticium candelabrum chromosome 2, ooCorCand1.1, whole genome shotgun sequence genome, one window contains:
- the LOC134198354 gene encoding salivary glue protein Sgs-3-like — MKVSLVLLVLGSLAFAAHGLAVSDLFYEENGDIAVLSKRAAAGTPFQKRYSTGCSVTLSGSQTCDMNKCPDELYYCKLVGGRDQCCTQTGKVVSLFGGLLRRNMCQEDCRNPLTRTQPQAPAPNENNGAETQGETKTDAPIKAETKAPTRAATRAPTEAKTEAPTKKSTKAPTKKPTGTPFQKRYPTGCSVTLSASQTCDMNKCPDELYYCKLVEGRDQCCTQTGKVVSLFGGLLRRNMCQEDCRNPLAPNENDDAEPQGETKTDAPTKAPTRAATKAPTVAKTAEPQGETKTDAPTKAETKAPTKAPTEAKTEAPTKKSTKASTKKPTAKPASSVCKVSVPSTQQCPSDKVRLCPSSTCKVKGGEVRCCNPILINARPASQGGSQSRCSETCDYPSVGRVFAQAVGAPKKPACFDQNYSSICLRYKRYCFVPNIYRYCRETCGRC, encoded by the exons ATGAAAGTTTCTCTTGTTCTACTCGTGCTTGGCAGCCTAGCGTTTGCAG CTCACGGTCTTGCGGTGTCCGACTTATTTTACGAAGAAAACGGAGACATCGCGGTACTCTCGAAACGAGCCGCAGCTG GAACTCCATTTCAGAAAAGATATTCCACTGGTTGCAGTG TCACATTGAGTGGCAGCCAAACATGCGACATGAACAAATGTCCTGACGAACTCTACTATTGCAAACTCGTCGGGGGAAGAGATCAATGTTGTACACAGACGGGAAAAGTCGTCTCTCTATTTGGCGGACTTCTGCGACGCAACATGTGCCAAGAAGACTGCCGGAACCCACTGACACGAACTCAACCCCAGGCACCAGCTCCAAACGAAAATAACGGCGCGGAAACTCAAGGAGAGACAAAAACTGACGCTCCGATCAAAGCCGAAACCAAAGCGCCAACTAGAGCTGCAACTAGAGCTCCAACTGAAGCTAAAACTGAAGCTCCAACGAAGAAATCGACGAAAGCTCCTACCAAAAAGCCAACAG GAACTCCATTTCAGAAAAGATATCCCACTGGTTGCAGTG TCACATTGAGTGCCAGCCAAACATGCGACATGAACAAATGTCCTGACGAACTCTACTATTGTAAACTCGTCGAGGGAAGAGATCAATGTTGTACACAGACAGGAAAAGTCGTCTCTCTATTTGGCGGACTTCTGCGACGCAACATGTGCCAAGAAGACTGCCGGAACCCACTGGCACCAAACGAAAATGACGACGCGGAACCTCAAGGAGAGACAAAAACTGACGCTCCGACCAAAGCGCCAACTAGAGCTGCAACTAAAGCTCCAACTGTAGCTAAAACTGCGGAACCTCAAGGAGAGACAAAAACTGACGCTCCAACCAAAGCCGAAACTAAAGCACCAACTAAGGCTCCAACTGAAGCTAAAACTGAAGCTCCAACTAAGAAATCGACAAAAGCTTCTACCAAAAAGCCAACAG CCAAACCAGCAAGTTCTGTTTGCAAAG TCAGTGTTCCTTCTACGCAGCAGTGCCCGAGCGATAAAGTCCGTCTCTGTCCGTCTTCGACGTGTAAAGTAAAGGGAGGAGAAGTGAGATGTTGTAATCCGATTCTAATCAATGCTAGACCTGCTTCGCAAGGTGGATCTCAATCGAGATGTTCGGAGACTTGTGATTATCCGAGTGTTGGAAGAGTTTTCGCACAAGCCGTTGGGGCTCCAAAAAAGCCTg caTGTTTCGATCAAAATTACTCGTCTATCTGCCTTCGCTACAAACGTTATTGCTTTGTTCCTAACATCTACCGATATTGCAGGGAGACTTGCGGACGCTGCTAA
- the LOC134198624 gene encoding leucine-rich PPR motif-containing protein, mitochondrial-like → MQVLRRLSPIWATLGRSRVRITSGDVSLSCFLCTDITYDTRQRDFLGERVEEELQSKNYLEDVRIGSVSSSRHLVKLVDQLRQHGALTVTNARQALQNCGKVLIDSKPERRVELVRSLWQSFQDNGIGLDVTHFNALLTVYVENDHKFAPLELVEEMKEKEIHPNVATFQLLLKSYCLQGDVSGANLVLDHMRNEGMQVSEPILAPLIIGHARAEGLDKATEMFERIRSEGFQLGVDSYHALLRSLAERGDLDRIQNVLDEMNASRLYPPVVLYTDLIETLSAHGHTHLINTFLDTIKNIGRMRSDLESVMKTLLVNGDVDGAMAILLKIGHVMISSQTDGLRPGRQFLSHLLKSNPPYPTDFLLKSVSILRSRDLHRTPYEDLLFSVFDREDTDNAIVVIKEMISSFVPVKPHYFYPLLAQLKKSENLSGMLDVIKLIKDSDFVCAKPHLDYVVDTALPLGEVDGLIKALSDTGVQLSPEEKGVFLQTLVTANCIDTAVKFLTSDVVSVEPRGVLGMFAHVPIPKFKEISDPSEVPVFKLFETLRDCEGVSSEALSVISKEFVVSMIRRSNPKTAIQALETLLEMGVKVVHYLPYTEIMTELKRQADVVNMRKLLQLMKEHDIPVDSVQRRIALRLASYSGSGDMAIEAFIGGKPADFEKPWQPQSELIIAYCKDKKRSNESLLKVYEELVSKGLRPTASAYGHLVGRNLRDGNIVDAERFKREMQELFPISQSLYKGFMTAYAKRGDVEALKRTLAESEAQGHVYDPSKWFLLIEAHAVHGDAESAEQLFVEMKRKSRIDNLRARPAWTQLVFAHVNKGDVDAALNVITRAKKDDMKPILRSYFMIINRAASLQREDILSTINQLILEDFQVMKQEFVDPLLFSAHVRAGNLDRADDFMAKVDFGENESVYGIYVNICANEGDVERIRRLMTTLSHLTVEEQYDLCGMPLLRAYQHLQDPNGCLSVYEEFRQRGASVSPRFKLLLATVLMNHGRVVPVELLHLPTTSNRRPRRQSSSQTAGVSSLGDISSDSSSSSDDEAEDDVNQVIDKDPEHV, encoded by the exons ATGCAGGTTTTGCGACGGTTATCTCCAATTTGGGCGACTTTGGGTCGTTCAAGAGTTAGAATAACATCAGGAGACGTTAGTCTATCTTGTTTCTTATGTACCGATATTACGTATGATACGAGACAACGCGATTTTCTCGGCGAACGCGTGGAAGAAGAACTGCAATCAAAGAATTATTTGGAAGACGTTAGAATTGGCAGTGTCAGCAGTTCCAGACATCTTGTCAAACTTGTCGACCAATTGCGACAACACG GTGCTCTGACTGTAACAAATGCAAGACAAGCGTTGCAGAACTGCGGCAAAGTGTTGATTGATTCTAAGCCAGAGAGACGTGTGGAATTGGTGCGAAGTCTGTGGCAATCATTTCAAGATAATG GTATTGGTCTTGATGTGACGCACTTCAATGCATTGTTGACTGTTTATGTTGAGAATGATCACAAGTTTGCTCCACTGGAACTGGTGGAGGAaatgaaagagaaagaaatacATCCAAATGTT GCAACGTTTCAACTTCTTTTGAAGAGTTACTGCTTGCAGGGTGATGTCAGTGGAGCCAA CTTAGTATTGGATCACATGAGAAATGAAGGCATGCAAGTATCTGAACCAATTCTTGCTCCGTTGATTATTGGACATGCAAGAGCAGA AGGTTTAGACAAAGCAACTGAAATGTTTGAGAGAATTCGAAGTGAAGGCTTTCAACTCGGGGTGGACAGTTATCATGCATTGTTACGTTCATTGGCTGAGAGAGGAGATTTGGACAGAATACAGAAT GTGTTGGATGAAATGAATGCATCTCGCCTCTATCCACCTGTTGTGTTGTATACAGACTTGATTGAGACTCTTTCAGCTCATGGACATACTCATCTAATTAACACATTTCTGGATACAATAAAGAACATTGGAAGAATGAGATCAG ATTTAGAATCAGTAATGAAGACCCTCTTAGTCAATGGTGATGTTGATGGAGCAATGGCGATTCTGCTCAAAATCGGTCATGTCATGATCTCATCTCAGACAGATGGTTTACGGCCTGGACGGCAGTTTCTCTCTCATTTACTGAAGAGCAATCCA CCATATCCAACTGATTTTCTTCTAAAGTCAGTATCAATCTTAAGATCTCGAGATCTCCATCGTACACCATACGAAGACCTTCTCTTCAGTGTATTCGATAGAGAAGACACAG ACAATGCTATTGTAGTTATCAAGGAGATGATCTCTTCG tTTGTTCCTGTCAAGCCACATTATTTCTATCCTCTTCTTGCTCAATTGAAGAAGAGTGAAAATCTCAGTG GAATGTTGGATGTTATAAAATTGATAAAAGatagtgattttgtgtgtgcaaAACCACA TTTGGACTACGTTGTTGATACTGCATTGCCTCTCGGTGAAGTTGATGGACTCATCAAGGCACTCAGTGATACAGGAGTTCAGTTATCACCTGAAGAGAAGGGTGTCTTCCTTCAGACGTTGGTCACTGCTAACTGCATTGACACTGCAGTGAAATTTT TAACATCAGACGTTGTATCAGTTGAACCACGAGGAGTGTTGGGAATGTTTGCTCACGTTCCAATCCC TAAATTCAAGGAGATTAGTGACCCATCAGAGGTGCCAGTGTTTAAG CTTTTTGAAACACTCAGAGATTGTGAAGGGGTTTCTTCTGAAGCTCTTT CTGTAATCAGCAAAGAATTTGTTGTATCTATGATTCGAAGATCAAACCCTAAGACTGCAATTCAAGCCTTAGAGACTCTACTGGAAATG GGTGTGAAGGTCGTACATTATTTGCCATACACTGAAATTATGACTGAGTTGAAACGACAAGCTGATGTCGTGAACATGAGAAAG CTATTGCAGCTAATGAAGGAACATGACATTCCCGTTGATTCAGTGCAGAGAAGAATTGCTCTGAGA CTTGCATCTTACAGTGGCAGCGGTGACATGGCAATTGAGGCGTTTATCGGTGGAAAG CCGGCTGATTTCGAGAAACCATGGCAACCTCAGAGCGAGCTGATCATCGCTTATTGCAAGGACAAGAAAAGA TCGAATGAATCATTGCTGAAAGTGTATGAAGAGTTGGTCAGTAAGGGATTGAG GCCAACTGCTTCTGCATATGGTCATTTGGTAGGAAGAAATCTACGAGATGGAAATATAGTAGATGCAGAGAGGTTTAAAcg AGAAATGCAAGAGCTGTTTCCAATAAGCCAATCTTTGTACAAGGGATTTATGACAGCTTATGCAAAACGAGGAGATGTAGAAG CACTGAAAAGAACTTTAGCTGAATCAGAAGCACAAGGGCATGTTTATGATCCTTCCAAATGGTTTCTTCTCATCGAGGCTCACGCAGTCcatg GTGATGCTGAATCAGCTGAACAGCTTTTCGTTGAAATGAAGAGGAAAAGTCGTATAGACAATCTACGAGCTCGTCCCGCATGGACACAACTTGTGTTTGCACATGTCAACAA AGGTGACGTTGATGCGGCATTGAATGTGATCACTCGTGCTAAAAAGGATGACATGAAACCGATTCTAAGGTCGTACTTTATGATCATCAATCGTGCTGCTTCACTGCAACGAGAAGACATTCTTAGTACAA TTAATCAGTTAATTCTGGAAGATTTTCAAGTGATGAAGCAGGAATTTGTTGATCCCTTATTGTTTTCTGCCCATGTGAGGGCTGGCAATCTTGACAGAGCAGACGACTTTATGGCA AAAGTCGATTTTGGTGAAAATGAATCTGTCTATGGCATATATGTCAACATATGTGCCAATGAAGGAGAC GTTGAACGGATAAGGAGACTGATGACCACTTTGTCTCATTTAACAGTGGAGGAGCAGTATGACCTGTGTGGGATGCCACTGCTACGGGCATATC AACATCTTCAAGATCCAAacggttgtttgtctgtctatgaaGAGTTTAGACAAAGAGGGGCAAGTGTATCGCCACGTTTCAAGCTTCTATTAGCGACCGTCTTGATGAATCATGGCAGAGTAGTTCCTGTAGAG CTGCTGCATCTGCCAACTACATCAAATCGTAGACCCAGACGTCAGTCATCGTCTCAAACTGCTGGAGTGTCATCTTTAGGTGACATCTCTAGTGACAGTTCATCTTCCAGTGATGATGAGGCTGAAGACGATGTAAACCAAGTCATTGACAAAGACCCTGAACATGTTTGA